The genomic window CTGGACCTGACGGCCTTCACGTTCACGCCGTTCCGGCCGCTGGAGGAACGCCACTACCTCGCCGGAACGGAAGTGCACCGCTTCGCGGCAGACGACCGCGCCGCGCCGTGGGACGCGCTGCATGCCCTGTACCGCCAGGGCCTGCAGGACGCGCCGCGCAACCCCACCACCACGCACGACGCCGACACGCCCGCGTACTTCCGGGAGATGGTGGCGGGCGGGCAGGTGTTCGCGGCGCTGCACGGCACGCAGGTCCGCAGTTACACCGCCCTCACCGTGGACGGGCGCGGGGTGGCGAGCGAGCACACCGCGACCCGCCCGCAGGACCGCTCGCGGGGCCTCGCGACGCTCGTGAAAGCCACCGCGCTCGACTGGGCGGCCCGGGAAGGCTTCAGGACGGCCGGGACGGGCGGCACCGTCGCCAACCTCCCGATGCTGCGCGTGAACGCCCGCCTGGGCTACCGCACGGAAGCGATGTGGCTCACCTGGGTGCGGACCGTCCCGCCGGGCGTCACTTCGCGCGCTTGACGGTCTCGATGCGCGCGCCGTCCGTCAGCACGCGCGTGTACAGCGTCCACAGGTCGAGCGCCGCGCCGGGCTCCGTGACGAGATTCGCGAACCGGAAGTACGCGATGTTCCCGTCCGGCAGGTGGAAGGTCGGTGTGCCGAACACGCCGAGCGTGGCGCTGTCCTGCAGGTCCTCGTGCAGCGCGGCCCGCAGGCCCTCCTGGTCCTCCAGCGCCCGCCCGAACGCGTCCGCGTCGAGGGTCGCCTCGGCCAGCAGGCGAATCTGACCGTCGTTGCGCAGGTCGATGGCAGGCACGCCCTCGGCCGGCTGGTGCTTCGCGCGGAACAGGGCCAGCGTGAAGGCCCACGCGGCGTCCTCGTCCTGCTGCAGGGCCGCCTGACCCGCCAGGAAGGCGTTCAGGCTGCCCGCCTGGTAATCGCTGCCCTGACCGGCCACCTGCCGGTCGAGCCACCACGTGGGGTGCTTGCGGTCCGGGTTCTCGGCGTGGTTGCCCTGCACCAGCGAGAAGTGCCGCAGCCGGAACCGCATGCCGTGCTCGCGGCGCAGCACGTCCGCCAGTTCCAGGCCGCGCCACGCGTACGGGCACAGGAAGTCGAAGTACAGGTCGGTCACGCCGCTCCGGGAAGGCTGGGCCACTTGCGTCATGCCCGACGCTAACACGGCGCGGCCTGCGCACACCGTGACGCGCGCCCTGCAGATACGGGGGGCCGCAGGCGCGGAAGCGGCAGGTATGCTGGAACCGTGCCGGACCCCTTCCACCTGAACGGTATCAGCAGCATCCAGACGGGCCTGCGCGCCCTCGACATCGTGGGCACCGTGATGTTCGCCCTGAGCGGCGCGCTGCTCGGGGTCCGCAAGCGCTTCGACCTGTTCGGCGTGCTCGTACTCGGCTGCGTGACGGCCGTCGGCGGCGGCGCCATCCGCGACACGCTGACCGGCAACACCCCGCCGCTGTTCCTGCGCGACGAGACGTACCTGTGGCTCGCGATTGCGGGGTCCCTCACGGCCTTCGCGTTCGGAATGCGCCTCGCGCGCTTCGAGCGGACCATCAGCCTCTTCGACACGCTGGGCCTGGCCCTGTTCGCCGCCACCGGCGCGTTGGGAGCCACCAAGCTGGGCCTCGGACCGCTCGGCGTGACCTTTGCGGGCATGCTGTCCGGCGTGGGCGGCGGCATCATCCGCGACCTGCTGGCCCACGAGGTCCCGGAAGTGCTGTACCGCCGCGACCAGCTGTACGCCACGGCCGCCGCCGCCGGAGCGCTCACCGTGTACCTGCTGCAGGGGCACCTGCCGCAGCTCGGCGTGCAGCTCAGCGGGGCCGCCGTGGTGATCGTCGCGCGTTTCGTGTCACGGCGCGGCTGGGTCAGGCTCCCCGTGCGTCGCCTGCCCGAGGAACGCTGAGGCCCGTCACCTGGGCGTGCTGGTGAGCACCATCACGTACGCGGTGCCGCGGCTGCCGCGCACGATGCTGGCCCCGGCGGTCGTGTAGCGCTGGTCGGTCATGTAGTAGCAGTGGACGGGCGAGTGCAGCCACCACTGCATGGCCGCCTCGGGGTTCAGGCCGCTGCCCATGTAGATGATCTCGGTGACGCTGACGGAACGGATGCCGGTGCTGGCGGCGCGGACGCGCGGGGTGGTACCGCCCGGCCCGGTGTGACTGATGACGCCGCTCTGCGCCATGTAACTCGCCTGCTTCAGGGCCGAGACGGCGTGCAGGTCGGACGGGGCGAGGGCGCCTGCGACGGGCCGCGTGCCGCTGCCGGGGCAGGTGACGCCCTGCGCGCGGACCTCGTTGAGGCGGGCGAGGAGCTGCCCCTCGGCGCTGGATGAGGCGGCGGCGCTCGCGCCACTCCAGGCGGCGGCGGCCAGGATCAAGACCCGCGTCAGGTTTCTCATGTGGGGCCAGTATACCGGGCCGCGCCCGCCGCCGGACGTGAACTTTACGGCAGCAGCGGGCTGCGCGTCAGGGCTGGACGGCGCTCGTCAGGACCATCACGTACGCCGTGCCGTCCGGTCCGGCCACCACGCTCGCCCCGGCGACGCTGTAGCGCGGGTCGGTCATGACGCGGCAGTGCACGGCCGAGTGCCGCCACCACGTGACGGCACCCTCCACGCCGCCCCGGCGGCCCAGGTACACGATCTCGCTCACGCTGGCCGCCCGGATGCCCGCAGTGGCCGCGCGGCTCTGCGGGGTGCTGCCACCCTCGCCCTCGTGCGTCACGTCATTCACCTGCACCATGCGTTTCGCCTGCATGAACGCCGCCGCCGCGTGCAGCGGCGAGAAGGCCAGCGTGCCGGTCAGGGGCCGCCGGGCACCCGCCTCCGGGGTGGGTGCGGACTCCCCGGCCGGACAGACGATGCCTGCGGCCCGCAGTGCATTCACGCGGGCCAGCAGCTGCTGCGCGGGCGTGGGGACGGGCGCCGCCGCGAGCAGCAGCAGGGCGGGCAGGAGCAGCGCGCACCGCCAGCCGCACACGGCAGAACGCCCGGACCCTGCGGGAAGCCGAGGATCCGGGCGGAGGAGCGTCACGGTTCAGTTGGTCTTGAGGGCGTACCCGATGCCGCGCACCGTGCGGATGATGCCGTAGCCGTCCAGGTCGCGCAGCTTGGCGCGCATGTTGGCCATGTGCACGTCCACGACGTTGCTGTTGCTGGGCAGTTCGCCGTTCCAGACCTCGCGCTCGATCTCGCCGCGCGAGTACACGCGGCCCGGCTGGCGCGCCAGGAAGGTCAGCAGGTCGAATTCCTTCGGGGAGAGGCGCACCTCGTGGCCGTTGTAGTGGCACAGGCGCTTCTGCGGGTGGATTTCCAGCGCGCCGATCATGATGACCTCGCCGTGCTGCTGGTGCCTGAGCTGCACCTTCACGCGCGCCACGAGCTCCTCCGGGTGGAAGGGCTTGGTCATGTAATCGTCCGCGCCCGCCTCCAGCAGGTTCACCTTGCGGTCCAGGGCGTCCATCGCGGTCAGGATGATGATCGGGACGGGGCTCGTCTTGCGCAGGCGGCGCGCGATCTCCGCGCCGTCGAAGTCCGGCAGGCCCAGGTCGAGGATCACGAGGTCCGGGACGTTCTCGCGCGCGCTCGTGAGGCCCGAGATGCCGTCCGGAGCGGTGAGGACACGGTAACCGGCCTGCTCCAGTTCGTACTGCACCACGCGGGTGATATCGGGATTGTCTTCAATCAGTAAGATTCGTTGCTCCATGTGGTTGTGGGCCTCCGGTGGTGGTTGTCTGCCTTTAACCCCGTCATGGTATTCACAAAAAGCGCCGTCTTGTCGCCATTCACGTCCCACACTGTTTAACATCCCTTTACACCCGGTCCTCACAGTGCATTCCACATGACTGCGAGGTACGGCACAGTCTGCTCACACCCCCCGCCACGGGCAGCGGGAGTGGGTGCCGCGTCCCTGTGCCCGCTCACGCAGAGATGTTAGGCTCTGGTATCCTCTGCCCCGCCGAGCGACGCTATGCATACGGGCGAGGGTCGGAGCCAACTGGCGGACGGCCCCGATAAGGAGTTCACCATGAGTGCCATTCTGCCCCCCAACGCCCTGCTGGACGTGCCCCGCACCCCGGCCGGACTGCTGAGCAACCGTGAAAAAGACCGACTGATCGAACGCGCCTTCCTGGGCCTGTACCGCTGGTACACCGCCCGCAGTCAGGAGACGCGCAACTGGAACGCGGACCTGAGCTTCGACTGGAAGGGCCTGCGTCACGACCTCCCCAAGGAGATCATGACGACCATCACGGGCTTCTTCGCCGTGGAGCAGTACGCGCCCGACTACACCAGCGAACTCGTGAACCTCGTGCGCCGCAGCCACGGCCGCAGCCACTTCCAGCTCCGCTGGGGCAGCGAGGAGGAAAAGCACGCCGACGCCTGGGAGAACGCCGTGCTGTTCAGCCGTCAGCGCAGCCCGCAGTGGCTCGCGGAGTACAAGGAACGCCTGCGCGCCCAGCAGTGGCACCTGCCGTTCCCGGACGCCATCCACAACCTCGTGTACACGGTGTTCCAGGAGCGCGCCACGCAGCTGAACTACCTGAACCTGATGAAGCTTGCGAACGGCAAGAGCGACAAGGTCGCGAACGCCGTGGACCCGGTCCTGGCCCGCGTCGCGCAGACCATCGCGGTGGACGAGGCGGCGCACTACAACTTCTTCCTGGAGTGCACGCGCCTGTACCTGTACTACTACCCGGCCCGCACGCTGGAAGCCGTGAAGAACGTCATCGGGCAGTTCTCGATGCCCGCCTCGCACCTCGTGCCGGACTGGGACGAGTTCTCGACCACCGTGTACAAGGCCGGCATCTACGGCCCGCGCGACTTCAACCGCGACGTGATGCAGGTCGCGTTCCGGAACCTCGGCATCGAGAGCCGCAAGAAGCTGGAGGAAGGCATCAAGGCCACCCGTGAAGTGCCGGACTTCGACGGGCAGGCGACCGTCCAGACGGCCATCTGGGACTCCTTCGACTACGGCAGCATCGAGGGCGACGTGAAGCGCCTGCACGTCAAGATTCAGGATTACGAGAAGGGCGTGGGCTTCGACGCCGTGGACCCCTTCGAGTTCGTGCAGAACCCCGAAGCGCCGCGCGGCGTGGACAGCGACACCACCAACCCCGCCGAGAAGGAATAATACGGTTTTGAGCTGAACTTGTAGAGTTCAGCCGAGCGAAGCGAGCACCAAAAAGTACGGTTGGGAGGAGATGGAAGGGATGTCGGTGCTGTTTCCGGCATCCCTGGAATCGGATCAAAACCGTATAACTCCGGCCGGGAAGTGTAGAAGGCGGGCCGCCCCACACTGGGGGCGGCCCGCCTTCTTTCCGTGGCCTTCCGCTCACTCAGGCCTGGCCGGTGTCCTCGGCCCACAGTTCGCGCATTTCGGCGCTGCGTTCCAGCAGTTCCGGCAGGGTGCCGCTGTCGGTGAGGCGGCCGTCTTCGAGCAGCAGGATGCGGTCGGCGCGCAGCAGGGCCGCGCGGCGGTGCGACACGACGAGGCAGGTGGTGCCGTGGCGTTCGGCGAACAGTCCGGCCCACAGTTGCGCTTCTGTGGCGGCGTCCAGGGCGCTGCTCACGTCGTCGAACACCAGCAGGTCCGCGTCGCGGGACAGCATGCGGGCGACGGCGGCGCGCTGCACCTGTCCGCCGGAGAGTTTCACGCCGCGCGCGCCGACGGGCGTGTCGAGGCCCTGGCCGAGCTGCGTGAGGTCAGGCGTCATGACGGCGAGGTGCAGGGCGCGGTCCAGGCGGGCGGCGGTGCCGGGGTCGGTGTCGTGGCCCATCAGGACGTTCTCGCGCAGGGATTCGCTGAAGAGCTGCGGGAGTTGCGCGGTGTACGCGCTGCGGGGCGGCACGAAGAACGAGGCGGGGTCGGTGACGGGCATGTCGTTCCAGCGGACCTCGCCGTCCGTGCGGGGGATGAGGCCCAGCAGGGCGCGCAGCAGGGTGGTCTTGCCGCTCCCGATGCGGCCCGTGACGACCACGAACTCGCCGCGCGTGACGCTGAAGCTCGCGCCGTGCAGGCCGCGTCCGTTGGGGTGGACGGCGCTCAGGTCCGTCACGTCGAGGCGGGCGAGCGGCACGGCGGCCGCTGCGGGCGGGATGGGCGGCAGGTCGCCCTGCAGGTGCACGTCGTGGTGCTCGACGGGCTGCGTGATGGGCGCGTCCTGCAGGAGGCGGTTCATGCGTTCGAAGCTGACGCCGGTGCGGCGGTGCCGGGCGATCATGTCGCCGAAGAAGCCCATGCTGCCGGTCAGGCGCGGCAGGAGGGCCGCGAACAGCACGAAGTCCCCGATGCTCAGGCCGCCGGTCCGGAAGCGGCTCGCGCCGAGCAGCAGCACCAGTCCGGTCGCGACGGCGATCATGTTGCTGTTCACGCCCTTGATCAGTTCGGTGAGCAGCACGTCGCGCAGCGCGGCGCGGCGGCGCGTCTCGCCGAGGCGTTCGAGGTGGCGGACCATGTGGTCCTCGTTGCCGGAGAGTTTCACGGCGCTGACGGCCGCGAAGGTCTCGCCGACGAAGTCCGTGACGCGGGCCGTCGCTTCGCGCATGCGGCGGCGGTAGCGGCGGATGGTGGGCGAGAGGCGCTGCACGACCACCACCATCAGCAGCAGCGGCGCGCACACCACCAGCGTGATGACGGGGTCCACGCGCACCATCAGGGTCAGGGCGACGACGGTGTACAGCACGAATCCGGCCGAGTCGATCCAGACTTCGGTGTACCCGGCCACGTCCTCGACGTCGTCACGGAAGCGGCTGATCGCTTCGGCGGGCGTGTCGGGCAGGCGGCGCGAGCCGGGCGCGAGGAGCAGGTAGCCGAGCAGGTTGCGGCGCAGCAGCGCGTCGAGGGTGTACCAGATGCGGATGAAGGCGCGGAAGGCCGCGAGGAACACCGCGAAGCGGGAGAGGCGCGCGGCGGCGAACACGCCCACCATGATCCACACGGCGGTCAGGGCGCCCTGCGTGGACTGCCCGCCGACGCGGAGCGTCTCGAAGGCGTTGAGCCGGTCGAAGATGCGGCCGACCGCGAAGCTGAACAGGGCGGGCAGCGTGTGGAACGCACCCCACAGGGCGAGGTTCAGTGCGAACAGGCCGGGCCGGTACGCGAAGAGGCGGCGCATGAGCGCCAGGGTGGGCACGGCGGGCCGGGCGGCGGCGCCTTCGGGGGTGGGGGCAGGAACGGACGTCATGCGAGCACCTCTTCCTGAACTTCACGGCCTGCCGTGAGCAGGCGGCTGTACTCGCTGCGCGGGTCGCGGGCGAGCGCGGCGCGCGACCCGTACTCCAGCACGCGGCCCGCGCCGAGCACCAGGATGTCGTGCGCGCGGGCGACGGTGTCGAGCCGGTGCGCGATCACGATGGCGGTGCGGCCCTGCAGCAGGCGGCCCATCGCGGCGGTGAGGCGGCCCTCGGTGGCCGGGTCGAGGCGGGAGCTGGGTTCGTCCAGCACGATCAGGCCGGGGTCCTGCAGCATCACGCGCGCGAAGGCGAGCAGCTGCGATTCCCCGGCGGACAGGCTCCCGACGGGCAGCTGGCTGTGCAGGCCGTCGTCCAGGCTGTCCAGCCACGGCAGGAGGCCCACCTCGTCGAGGGCGGCGCGGACGCGGTCGTCAGGCACGCCGGGGTCGAAGAAGGTGAGGTTGTCGCGCACGGACGCCTGGAAGAGCTGCACGTCCTGCGTGACGACGGCCACGCGGCGGCGCAGGGCGTGCAGGTCGAGGTCGGTGGTGGGCACGCCGTTCAGGCGCACCTGGCCCTGCAGGGGGTCGTACAGGCGCGACACGAGGCGCGTGAGGCTGGTCTTGCCGCTGCCGGTCCGGCCGAGCAGGCCGACGGTGTGTCCGGGCTGCAGGGTGAAGCTCAGGTCGCGCAGCACGAGGTGCGCGTCCGGGTCCGGCCCGTCGGTGTCTTCGGGCGTCTCGTACCCGAAGGAGACGTGGTCGAAGGTCAGTTCGAGCGCGCCGCCCGGAAGGGTCTGCGTGCCCTGCTGCAGGTGGCTGTGCAGGTTGAGGAGTTCGCCGACGCGGATGAGGCTCGCGCCGGCCTTCTGCAGGTCCTGCAGCTGCTGCGTGAGCTGGTCGATGGGTTCCTCCACGAGACTCATGTACTGGTACAGCAGGAAGGCCGTGCCGATGCTCACGACGCCCGCCGTGTACAGGCCGACGGCGGCCGCGATGACGCCCACGTACCCGACCGAGAACAGCAGCATCGAGAGCTGCCACACGGCGCTGCGCTTGATCCACGCCTGGTACGCCTTCCAGAAGTACGTGCGCTGCACGCCGAGGAAGCGCGTGAGGGTGTACGGGCCGCCGCCGAGGGCGCGCACGTCGTCGAGGCCGGTGAGGCGTTCCTCCACGAAGCCGAAGAGGCGCGCGCTCGCCTCGCGTTCCTGGCGGGTGGGTTCCACGCCGATCTGCCGGACGCGGTTCATGGCGTACAGGGTGATGCCCGCGAAGCTCGTGACGAACAGACCGAGCCACCACTCCTCGCGCCAGAACATCACGAGCGCGCCGAGCAGCAGCAGGCCCGCCCCGAACACGCGGACCGCGAACTGCGAGAAGAAGTTCGAGAGGGCGGTCACGTCGCCGTCCACGCGTTCGATGAGTTCGCCGGGCGTGCGTTCCTTGTGGAAGCTCATGTCGAGGTTCAGGAGGTGCGTGGTGAGGTCGAGGCGCAGGCGGTTGGTGGCGGCCCAGCCGACGTCCGCGCCGATATACGTGGCCCCGGCGGACAGGAGCTGCACGCCGACCGCGATGCCGATGTACGTGAGGGCGAGGCGGGTGAGGGTGGAGAGGCTGCCGCGCTGCTGGGCGGTGTCGAGGAAGGTGGCGAGCAGCTGCGGGAGGTACAGGCTCAGGCCGATGCTGGAGAGGAGCAGCACGGCGAGCAGCAGCACGCGCGGCCAGAGCGGGCCGAGGTAGCGGCCGAGCACGGCGAGGGCGGCGCCGCTCGACGATGGGGGGGTCGAGGGCGGGCGCGGCGGGCGGGTGTGGGCGGGCAGGGTCATGTGTTCAGGCTAGGTGATTGTGGCGGGGTGGGCATCGGCCATGTGGCGGAGGGAGCGGCGGGTGCCGGGTCGGGCGGGCCTTCATGAAGGGTCAGCGGGTGCGGCTCAGGCCGGTCAGGAGCGGGACGAGGGCGGTGAGGACGGCGACGAGTCCGGCGGTGTCGTGGCCGCTGCGGGCGAGCAGGAAGGTGAGGACCATGCCGGTCAGGGCGACGAGAGCGGACAGGACGTGCAGCAGGGTACGGGTGAGGCGGGGGCGGGGCGTGCGGCGCGGCCCGGGGTGAGGGGGTGTAGGGCGAGACGGGCCTGGGGTGGGGGGGACGGGTCTGGTCATCGTTCACCCTCCCGCCGGTGGGCGGGACGTTGCTGGGGGCGTGGGGTGGGCGCGGACGTGGCTGGACCGGCGCAGGAGGAGGTGCGGCCCCGGGTGGGGCCGGTCTGCGGGCGGGCCGGGAGCGGCCCTCGATTGAGTATTACGAGTATAGCAGAATATGAAACGCTATATTCATACACCGAAGAATTCGTGAAGCCGCTGCCCGCCGTCCAGCACCGACCTCGCCCCCATCGTCACCAGCCCGCCCGTCCCCGCCACCGCGAACGGCACGCGCGCCACCGTGTGCGCCTTCACGCCCAGATCCTCGAAATTCCCGTGATCGCTGCTCAGCACCACCGCCGCCCCACCCTCCAGCAACCCCGCCAGCAGCGCGTCCAGCCGCTCCAGGTACGCCACCGCCGCCCCCCACAACCCCACGGGCGGCACCTCGCGCCCCAGGTGCCCCAGCACGTCCCCGAACCACGCGTCGAACATCAGGAGGTCATACCCCCGCACGCCCGCCACCGCCCGCCCACGCGCACGCCAGTCGGCCAGCGTGTCCTGCGCCGCCCACGGCTCCGCGTACCCCAGCCCCAGCGTCGGGGACAGCAGCGGCAGGCCCGGCGGGTTCAGCGGCAGGCCCGCCGCCAGCACGCTGTACGGAAAGCACCCGTGCCGCGCCCGCCGGGCCTGCGCCTCGAAATACCCCGGCGGGTACACGTTCAGGAGCGCCGCCCGCCCACCCGCCGCCACCAGCCGCACCGGCAACGCCCGCGCGTCCAGCAGGCGACGCAGCGTCGGCCCCGGCTGCGGCCCGAAATGCTCCCCCATCAGCGCGACCGCGTCCACGCCCGTCAGCCACACCGCCTGCCCCGTCGCGCTCTGCGGCAGGCCCGGCACGCCCAGCGTCGCGTCCAGCGCCGCGCCCGCCTCCACGAACGGGCGCAGGGTGGGCAGGTGCGCCTCCCAGGCACTGCCCGGCGGCGCGTCCTGCGGGTGGCCCACCCCGTCCAGCGCCAGCCAGATCAGGGGCCTCGTCATGCCCGCAGTCTAGAGCGCCTGCCCTGCACAACCGTGCGGCCCGCCGCTGTTCCCGCCCGGCACGCACAGGCCGGGCGTCTGATGCGTGCTGGCGCCCTCTTCGCTCAGCTGAACTCCAGGAGGTCAGCTCAATGTGGTCTCAGTCCTGCGCTTTGCTCCAGTTCCAGGCGCGCCAGCTGTCGATGCCGAACCACACGGTCAGCACGGCGGGGAGCAGCAGCCAGGCGGTGCCGTTCATGCCCAGCCACACCGTCAGGATCAGGCAGGCCACGGCCGCCAGCAGGCTGAAGATGAACACGTTCCGGGCGGGCATACGGCGCATGAGAAGAGCTTACAGAAAACGGTCTTTCTGAGATCTGACTTTTTTCCTTGACAGCTTGGTGTTCAGGGCCTCATGAACGCCGGGAGGCCAGCAGGAGGGCGTGATGCCCTGCGGGCGGGGGTCTGTCGCCGTTGACCTGCGGGCGGGGGTCTGTCGCCGTTGTGACGAATCCCGGCGCGCCGCAGCCGCTACAGTCAGGGCAGGGAGTCCCACCCCTGAGGAGCCAATGCCTTGCCAGACTTTGACGTGATCGTGATGGGTGCCGGGCACAACGCGCTCGTGACTGCCGCCTATGCCGCCCAGGCGGGCCTGAAGGTCGGCGTGTTCGAACGCCGTCACCTCGTGGGCGGCGCCGTCAGCACCGAGGAACTCGTGCCGGGGTACCGCTTCGATTACGGCGGGAGCGCGCACATCCTGATCCGCATGACGCCCGTCGTGCAGGAACTCGAACTCGGACGCTACGGCCTGCACTACCTGGAGGTGGACCCCATGTTCCACGCCAGCGACGGCGAGGACCCGTGGTTCGTGCACCGGGACGCGGAACGCACCATTCACGAACTGAACGAGAAGTTCCCCGGTCAGGGCGACGCGTACCGCCGGTTCCTGAACGACTGGACGCCGTTCGCGGATTCGGTCGCGGACCTCTTCAACAGCGCGCCCGGTCCGCTCGACATGGGCCGTATGATCTTCCGCAGCAAGGGCGAGATGGGGATGCAGGATCAGCTGTCGCGCATCCTGCGGCCCTACGGCGACGTGGCCCGCGAGTACTTCAGCGACGAGCGGGTGCGTGCGCCGCTCACGTGGATGGCCGCGCAGAGCGGCCCGCCGCCCACCGATCCGCTCAGCGCGCCGTTCCTGCTGTGGCACCCGCTGTACCACCGGGGCGGCGTGGCGAGACCCAAGGGCGGCAGTGGCGGGCTCACGCGGGCGCTCGCGCGGGTGGTGGAGGCGCACGGCGGGCAGATCTTCACGGGCGCGGGCGTGAAAAGCATCCTGCTGGAGAGCGGGCGGGCCGCCGGGGTCGAACTGGACAGCGGCGAGCGGTACACGGCGCGCGCCGTGGTGTCCGGCACGCACGTCCTCGCGACGGTGGCGGCCCTGCCGGACGAGGTCGTGCCGGACGCCGCGAAACGCGTGCGGGTCGGGAACGGATTCGGAATGGTGCTGCGCCTCGCGCTGAAGGGCAAGGTCAAGTACCGCAACCACACGGAACCGGACAGCCGCGTGGGCCTGGGCCTGCTCATCCGGAACGAGCAGCAGCTCATGAAGGGCTACGGGGAGTACCTGGCGGGCGAGCCGACCACCGACCCGCCCCTGATCGCCATGAGTTTCTCGGCGGTGGACGACTCGCTCGCCCCGCCGGACGGGGAGGTGCTGTGGCTGTGGGCGCAGTACTACCCGTACGAACTGAGCCGCGGCGACTGGAAGACGCGCAGCGGCGAGGCGCGCGAGAACATCCTGCGGGCCTTCGAGCACTACGCGCCCGGCACGCGCGAGCAGATCGTGGGCGAACTCGTGCAGACGCCGCTGTGGCTGGAGCAGAACCTCGGCCTGTACCGCGGGAACGTCATGCACCTGGAAATGAGCTTCGATCAGATGTTCAGCTTCCGGCCGTTCATGGCGGCCAGCCAGTACCGCTGGCCGGGCGTGCCGGGCCTGTACATCACGGGCGCGAGCACCCACCCGGGCGGCGGCATCATGGGCGCGTCGGGGCGCAGTGCGGCGCGCGTCCTGATCCGCGACCTGACCCGGAGAGGCTGGAAGTGAACGGCCAGGCGGGCAGCGCGGAACAAGCGGGCGGGCAGGCCGGGAGGGCAGCGTGACGTACCTGCAGTACCACCTGGTGTTCATCGTGCCGGTGCTGCTGGCGCTGGCCCTCGTCACGTGGCGCGAGACGCGCGGCGGCCGCAGCCTGGCGGGCGCGTTCCGGGAGGGCCGCTGGGCGTGGCGGACCTTCGCGCTGTTCCCGCTCATTCCGCTGATCTACACCACGCCCTGGGACAACTACCTGGTGTTCCGGGGCGTGTGGACGTACCCGCCCGAACGGGTTCTCGGGCGGATCGGGTACGTGCCGTACGAGGAGTACGCGTTCTTCGCGCTGCAGACGCTCATCACGAGCCTGTGGCTGTTCTTCTGGCTGCGGCGCAGCGGGCGCACGCAGGAGGAAGCGGCGCGCGTGTCGCCGCGTCCCGCCGTGACGCGTGCGGGGCAGGCGGTCCTGTGGCTGGCGGTGGCCTTCGTGGGCGTGCTGATGCTGCGTTCGCCGTCCACCTTCTACCTGGGATTGATCCTGTCGTGGGCCTGCCCGGTCCTGAGTGGCCTGTCGGCGTTCGGGGGGGACCTCGTGTTCGGTCGGCCGCGCGTGTACCTGCTGGCGGTGCTGCCGCCCACCCTGTACCTGTGGGCCACGGACCTGTACGCCATCCATGACGGCATCTGGGGCATCTCGGGGACGTTCACGCTCGGCTGGAATCTCTTCTCGGTGCTGCCCGTCGAGGAGATGGTGTTCTTCCTGATCACGAACCTGCTGGTGGTGACGGGCACGCTGTCGTTCCTGCATCCGGTGGCGCTGCAGCGCGTGAACCGGCTGGTGGCGCTGCTGCGGACGGGCCGCGTGCGGCCCTGGATGGTGCTCACGGCCCTGTACGCCCTGTCGAAGATCCCGGTGCCGCTGTGGCCCGCCGGGTTCCCGCTGCTCGGCACGCTCGGCACGGTCCTGCTGTTCCTGGCGGGCCTGAGTTACGCGTGGGAGCAGGTG from Deinococcus aquiradiocola includes these protein-coding regions:
- a CDS encoding ABC transporter ATP-binding protein; the encoded protein is MTSVPAPTPEGAAARPAVPTLALMRRLFAYRPGLFALNLALWGAFHTLPALFSFAVGRIFDRLNAFETLRVGGQSTQGALTAVWIMVGVFAAARLSRFAVFLAAFRAFIRIWYTLDALLRRNLLGYLLLAPGSRRLPDTPAEAISRFRDDVEDVAGYTEVWIDSAGFVLYTVVALTLMVRVDPVITLVVCAPLLLMVVVVQRLSPTIRRYRRRMREATARVTDFVGETFAAVSAVKLSGNEDHMVRHLERLGETRRRAALRDVLLTELIKGVNSNMIAVATGLVLLLGASRFRTGGLSIGDFVLFAALLPRLTGSMGFFGDMIARHRRTGVSFERMNRLLQDAPITQPVEHHDVHLQGDLPPIPPAAAAVPLARLDVTDLSAVHPNGRGLHGASFSVTRGEFVVVTGRIGSGKTTLLRALLGLIPRTDGEVRWNDMPVTDPASFFVPPRSAYTAQLPQLFSESLRENVLMGHDTDPGTAARLDRALHLAVMTPDLTQLGQGLDTPVGARGVKLSGGQVQRAAVARMLSRDADLLVFDDVSSALDAATEAQLWAGLFAERHGTTCLVVSHRRAALLRADRILLLEDGRLTDSGTLPELLERSAEMRELWAEDTGQA
- a CDS encoding metalloenzyme domain protein codes for the protein MTRPLIWLALDGVGHPQDAPPGSAWEAHLPTLRPFVEAGAALDATLGVPGLPQSATGQAVWLTGVDAVALMGEHFGPQPGPTLRRLLDARALPVRLVAAGGRAALLNVYPPGYFEAQARRARHGCFPYSVLAAGLPLNPPGLPLLSPTLGLGYAEPWAAQDTLADWRARGRAVAGVRGYDLLMFDAWFGDVLGHLGREVPPVGLWGAAVAYLERLDALLAGLLEGGAAVVLSSDHGNFEDLGVKAHTVARVPFAVAGTGGLVTMGARSVLDGGQRLHEFFGV
- a CDS encoding ABC transporter ATP-binding protein; its protein translation is MTLPAHTRPPRPPSTPPSSSGAALAVLGRYLGPLWPRVLLLAVLLLSSIGLSLYLPQLLATFLDTAQQRGSLSTLTRLALTYIGIAVGVQLLSAGATYIGADVGWAATNRLRLDLTTHLLNLDMSFHKERTPGELIERVDGDVTALSNFFSQFAVRVFGAGLLLLGALVMFWREEWWLGLFVTSFAGITLYAMNRVRQIGVEPTRQEREASARLFGFVEERLTGLDDVRALGGGPYTLTRFLGVQRTYFWKAYQAWIKRSAVWQLSMLLFSVGYVGVIAAAVGLYTAGVVSIGTAFLLYQYMSLVEEPIDQLTQQLQDLQKAGASLIRVGELLNLHSHLQQGTQTLPGGALELTFDHVSFGYETPEDTDGPDPDAHLVLRDLSFTLQPGHTVGLLGRTGSGKTSLTRLVSRLYDPLQGQVRLNGVPTTDLDLHALRRRVAVVTQDVQLFQASVRDNLTFFDPGVPDDRVRAALDEVGLLPWLDSLDDGLHSQLPVGSLSAGESQLLAFARVMLQDPGLIVLDEPSSRLDPATEGRLTAAMGRLLQGRTAIVIAHRLDTVARAHDILVLGAGRVLEYGSRAALARDPRSEYSRLLTAGREVQEEVLA
- a CDS encoding phytoene desaturase family protein, with amino-acid sequence MPDFDVIVMGAGHNALVTAAYAAQAGLKVGVFERRHLVGGAVSTEELVPGYRFDYGGSAHILIRMTPVVQELELGRYGLHYLEVDPMFHASDGEDPWFVHRDAERTIHELNEKFPGQGDAYRRFLNDWTPFADSVADLFNSAPGPLDMGRMIFRSKGEMGMQDQLSRILRPYGDVAREYFSDERVRAPLTWMAAQSGPPPTDPLSAPFLLWHPLYHRGGVARPKGGSGGLTRALARVVEAHGGQIFTGAGVKSILLESGRAAGVELDSGERYTARAVVSGTHVLATVAALPDEVVPDAAKRVRVGNGFGMVLRLALKGKVKYRNHTEPDSRVGLGLLIRNEQQLMKGYGEYLAGEPTTDPPLIAMSFSAVDDSLAPPDGEVLWLWAQYYPYELSRGDWKTRSGEARENILRAFEHYAPGTREQIVGELVQTPLWLEQNLGLYRGNVMHLEMSFDQMFSFRPFMAASQYRWPGVPGLYITGASTHPGGGIMGASGRSAARVLIRDLTRRGWK